One window from the genome of Garra rufa chromosome 1, GarRuf1.0, whole genome shotgun sequence encodes:
- the il2rb gene encoding interleukin-2 receptor subunit beta, protein MKDYWYTPLFIFIIFYGTGQSGNTQTGTAGLTCVSDYVTNISCVWWNSTDFSGQQCVLVGKSDTKRSCELVPLSSQSHPKRSCSLTFGIGNFFFLNKIWLNVTCNGSVITNLYYQPSRHIKTQPPDEPIVRGDNVTLSKGSNFPKGIEYYEFQLQYKAAHTSWKTAEHGHATHEGTWQLNHNKLTVGEEYQARARVKPAEPKDKGYFQGEWSDWSPTVSWRSEIGKPPGEPGKPEDDASPPAPDYMRNVLIIGISIITVFAVFPCLIIYKAKKSNRSLKSKNQHVPDPSKYFQPLHTVHGGNFRKWLGCQNTVGPFLTPQSCDNISPVEVSDLWDVSLMDPDAQMSAAALVQPNQMDSGLENSGTSHASSSVFSNMGYFYSKSNNGSLYLETCPVYFTYHPEEGTNSNLSSPGSSYDCLQTPNYQTEQPMSPDSGLEMPGDEHFEDDQDDEDGSGAERCAAEGQALVSFIMSLSQGSHDAVRPAESFAPVAITTPWSEPVRAPICAFTSEPAEAAVVRPSSMIEPCGSGYLTLKEMQKYSNKSI, encoded by the exons ATGAAGGATTACTGGTATACCCCTCTCTTTATCTTCATCATATTTTATGGAACTGGCCAGTCCGGGAACACGCAAACAG GAACAGCAGGTCTGACCTGTGTGAGTGACTATGTGACAAACATTTCTTGTGTGTGGTGGAACTCTACAGATTTCTCCGGCCAGCAATGTGTGCTTGTGGGGAAAAGTGACACCAAAAG ATCATGTGAACTGGTGCCACTGAGCAGTCAATCACATCCTAAGAGAAGTTGTTCTTTAACCTTTGGCATAGGT aatttttttttccttaacAAAATCTGGTTGAATGTAACCTGTAACGGATCTGTCATCACTAACCTGTATTATCAGCCTAGCAGACACA TTAAGACCCAACCGCCAGATGAGCCCATTGTAAGAGGAGACAACGTAACCTTGAGTAAAGGGAGTAACTTTCCAAAAGGCATAGAATATTATGAATTTCAGCTGCAGTATAAAGCTGCACATACAAGCTGGAAG ACAGCAGAACATGGGCATGCCACTCATGAAGGTACATGGCAGCTGAACCATAATAAACTGACTGTAGGAGAAGAGTACCAGGCCAGGGCGCGTGTGAAGCCTGCTGAGCCCAAAGATAAAGGTTATTTTCAGGGGGAATGGAGTGACTGGAGTCCTACTGTGTCCTGGAGGTCTGAGATTGGAAAGCCACCAGGGGAACCAGGAAAACCAGAAGATGATGCATCTCCACCAG caCCTGATTATATGCGTAATGTTCTGATCATTGGAATATCCAtaattacagtttttgctgtatttcctTGCTTGATCATCTATAAAGCAAAGAAAAGCAACCG ATCATTAAAATCAAAAAATCAACATGTTCCAGACCCCTCCAAATATTTCCAACCTCTTCACACTGTTCATGGCGGAAACTTCCGG AAATGGCTGGGCTGTCAGAATACTGTTGGGCCATTCCTTACCCCTCAGTCATGTGACAATATCTCGCCTGTAGAGGTCTCGGATTTATGGGACGTGTCTTTGATGGATCCTGACGCTCAGATGTCTGCTGCCGCGCTCGTTCAGCCAAATCAGATGGACTCTGGACTGGAGAACAGCGGCACTAGTCATGCATCATCATCCGTTTTCTCCAACATGGGCTACTTCTATAGTAAATCCAATAACGGCTCTCTTTATCTCGAAACCTGCCCCGTGTACTTCACCTACCACCCTGAGGAAGGCACAAACTCCAATCTTTCATCGCCTGGGTCTTCATACGACTGTCTGCAAACCCCAAATTACCAGACGGAGCAGCCCATGAGCCCGGATTCAGGGTTAGAAATGCCTGGAGATGAGCATTTTGAGGACGACCAAGATGATGAAGATGGCAGTGGAGCGGAGAGATGTGCGGCAGAAGGACAAGCTCTGGTTTCCTTCATTATGTCGCTGTCACAGGGTTCCCACGATGCTGTTCGCCCAGCAGAGAGTTTCGCTCCGGTGGCCATCACCACACCTTGGTCTGAACCTGTGAGAGCACCTATCTGCGCTTTCACCTCTGAGCCTGCAGAGGCCGCCGTGGTCAGACCGTCCTCCATGATCGAGCCCTGCGGGAGTGGATATCTGACCCTGAAGGAGATGCAGAAATACAGCAACAAATCCATCTGA